In one Desulfoferula mesophila genomic region, the following are encoded:
- the cydB gene encoding cytochrome d ubiquinol oxidase subunit II, with protein sequence MLETIWFALWGVLWAVYFMLDGFDLGAGALLPFLAKNEDEKRTIYHATGPFWDGNEVWLITAGGVTFAAFPLAYAVMFSSLYSALMLILFCLIIRGVAMEYRGKLEGHSWRDGWDWLLFISSALPALLFGVAFANIFQGIPIDIEHIYRGSLFTLLNPYGLLGGLLFLCLFLYHGALWLGIKAGGELKERAQRTAKILWVPLLILAVVFLVATWFATNLYANYLTYPVLWVLPALAVAGLLATRLFLQQGAAWKSWFASSAVVVGATLFGVAGLYPNLLPSSIDPKASLTVVNAASSPLTLKIMLGVALVMVPVVIAYQVWVYHLFRHEVTPDDLAYEEGY encoded by the coding sequence ATGTTGGAAACTATCTGGTTCGCCCTCTGGGGAGTGCTGTGGGCCGTCTATTTCATGCTGGACGGCTTTGACCTGGGCGCCGGGGCCTTGCTGCCCTTCCTGGCCAAAAACGAAGACGAAAAACGCACCATCTACCACGCCACCGGGCCCTTCTGGGACGGCAACGAGGTGTGGCTCATAACCGCCGGCGGCGTGACCTTCGCCGCCTTCCCCCTGGCCTACGCGGTCATGTTCAGCTCCTTGTACTCGGCGCTGATGCTCATCCTGTTCTGCCTGATCATCCGCGGCGTGGCCATGGAGTATCGCGGCAAGCTGGAGGGGCACAGCTGGCGCGACGGCTGGGACTGGCTGCTGTTCATCTCCAGCGCCCTGCCCGCCCTGCTGTTCGGGGTGGCCTTCGCCAACATCTTCCAGGGCATCCCCATCGACATCGAGCACATCTATCGGGGCAGCCTGTTTACCCTGCTCAATCCCTACGGGCTTCTGGGCGGGCTGTTGTTCCTGTGCCTGTTCCTGTATCACGGCGCGCTGTGGTTGGGCATCAAGGCGGGCGGCGAGCTCAAGGAGCGGGCCCAGCGTACCGCCAAGATCCTGTGGGTCCCCCTGCTCATCCTTGCGGTGGTGTTTTTGGTGGCCACCTGGTTCGCCACCAACCTCTACGCCAACTACCTGACCTACCCGGTCCTGTGGGTTCTGCCCGCCCTGGCCGTGGCCGGCCTGCTGGCCACCCGCCTGTTCCTGCAGCAGGGCGCGGCCTGGAAGAGCTGGTTCGCCTCCTCGGCGGTGGTGGTGGGAGCCACCCTGTTCGGGGTGGCCGGGCTCTACCCCAACCTGCTGCCCAGCTCCATCGACCCCAAGGCCAGCCTGACCGTGGTCAACGCGGCCTCCAGCCCCCTGACCCTAAAGATCATGCTGGGAGTGGCCCTGGTCATGGTGCCGGTGGTCATCGCCTACCAGGTGTGGGTCTACCACCTGTTCCGCCACGAGGTGACCCCCGACGATCTGGCCTACGAGGAAGGCTACTAG
- a CDS encoding exo-beta-N-acetylmuramidase NamZ family protein has product MSSKVVTGLGRLGDAAPADLNGASLGLLANPAAVGPDLSPAWVMVNRVWPGGLKALFGPQHGFFAEKQDNMVESEHGTHPGLGVPIYSLYGQTRRPTPEMLSGLDALLVDLVDVGCRVYTFFSTLVACLEECAAAGVEVVVLDRPNPIGRRFEGPVLPPELMSFVGAHAIPLSHGLTLGELARLVVAERNLNVALRVIPCAGWAGEDFAATGLPWVMPSPNMPTLDTARVYPGQVLLEGASLSEGRGTTRPFEIFGMPGLDPAAVLDALEPEALDGAVLRPLNFEPTFHKFAGQVCGGFQIHVTDPGLYRPVRATLALLGAINRAQPGLWGLRPPPYEYEHERRPLDLLLGDAEAVDMLVAGATTAELEARWQGDLEQWDERRQRALLYPA; this is encoded by the coding sequence ATGAGTTCAAAAGTGGTTACCGGCCTAGGCCGCCTGGGCGACGCCGCCCCCGCCGATCTCAACGGCGCCTCCCTGGGTCTCTTGGCCAATCCGGCGGCGGTGGGCCCCGATCTGAGCCCGGCCTGGGTCATGGTCAACCGGGTCTGGCCCGGAGGGCTCAAGGCCCTGTTCGGCCCCCAGCACGGCTTTTTCGCCGAAAAACAGGACAATATGGTGGAGTCGGAGCATGGGACCCATCCCGGCTTGGGGGTGCCCATCTATTCTTTATATGGCCAGACCCGCCGCCCCACCCCGGAGATGCTTTCCGGCCTGGACGCCTTGCTGGTGGATTTGGTGGACGTGGGATGCCGGGTCTACACCTTTTTCAGCACGCTGGTGGCCTGCCTGGAGGAGTGCGCCGCCGCCGGGGTGGAGGTGGTGGTGCTGGACCGGCCCAACCCCATCGGCCGCCGCTTCGAGGGACCGGTGCTGCCCCCGGAACTGATGAGCTTCGTGGGGGCCCACGCCATTCCTCTGAGCCACGGCCTCACCCTGGGCGAGCTGGCCCGGCTGGTGGTGGCGGAACGTAACCTGAACGTCGCCTTGCGGGTGATCCCTTGCGCGGGCTGGGCAGGGGAGGACTTCGCCGCCACCGGCCTGCCCTGGGTCATGCCCTCGCCCAACATGCCCACCCTGGACACGGCCCGGGTCTATCCCGGCCAGGTGCTGCTGGAAGGCGCCAGCCTGAGCGAAGGCCGGGGCACCACCCGGCCCTTTGAGATATTCGGCATGCCCGGCTTGGACCCGGCCGCGGTGCTCGATGCATTGGAGCCGGAAGCCCTGGATGGCGCCGTGCTGCGCCCGCTCAATTTCGAGCCTACTTTCCACAAGTTCGCCGGCCAGGTCTGCGGCGGCTTCCAGATTCATGTCACCGATCCGGGTCTATACCGCCCGGTGCGGGCCACCCTGGCCCTGCTGGGGGCCATCAACCGGGCCCAGCCCGGCCTGTGGGGCCTGCGCCCGCCGCCCTACGAGTATGAGCATGAGCGGCGTCCCTTGGACCTGCTTTTGGGCGACGCCGAGGCGGTGGATATGCTGGTGGCCGGGGCGACGACCGCCGAGTTGGAGGCACGCTGGCAGGGCGATCTCGAACAGTGGGATGAGCGCCGCCAGAGGGCCTTGCTCTACCCGGCTTGA
- a CDS encoding prenyltransferase, translating into MPPPLLVQAMRLPFLTGSLTPVLVVAAWWWGQGSMPWGLFLLTLAGVGCLQSGANLINDFYDATGSDPLNRHATIFSGGSRVIQDGRMSRRAVGALAVGFFVAAGACGGMVAALDRPWALAVGAVGLAGGWLYSAGPLALMSLGLGEACIFILFGPLLTWGVGYVLGGEFWAVAWWLGLPQAWLITAVLWINQFPDRAADAAADKNNLVVRLGLGPSRLVYAVLMLAPFPSLAWLVHGWGLTPWLYLALAAALPSLKAVAIAWRSYDDPLALVPAQALTIVTHLSTGAFMVLGLLLGAWLA; encoded by the coding sequence ATGCCGCCTCCGCTGTTGGTACAGGCCATGCGCTTGCCCTTCCTCACCGGCTCGTTGACCCCGGTGCTGGTGGTGGCCGCCTGGTGGTGGGGCCAAGGCTCCATGCCCTGGGGCCTGTTTCTGCTAACCCTGGCCGGGGTGGGCTGCCTGCAGAGCGGGGCCAACCTGATCAACGATTTTTACGACGCCACGGGCAGCGACCCCCTCAACCGGCACGCCACCATTTTCTCCGGCGGCAGCCGGGTGATCCAAGACGGCCGTATGAGCCGCCGGGCGGTGGGCGCCCTGGCCGTGGGCTTTTTCGTGGCCGCCGGGGCCTGCGGGGGCATGGTGGCGGCCCTGGATCGTCCCTGGGCCCTGGCCGTGGGCGCGGTTGGGTTGGCCGGCGGCTGGCTCTATTCGGCCGGTCCCCTGGCCCTGATGTCCCTGGGCCTGGGCGAGGCCTGCATCTTCATCCTCTTCGGCCCCCTGCTCACCTGGGGGGTGGGCTACGTGCTGGGCGGCGAGTTCTGGGCCGTGGCCTGGTGGCTGGGCCTGCCCCAGGCCTGGCTGATCACCGCCGTGCTGTGGATAAACCAGTTCCCCGACCGGGCCGCCGACGCGGCCGCGGACAAGAACAACCTGGTGGTGCGTCTGGGCCTGGGCCCTTCGCGCCTGGTCTACGCCGTACTGATGCTGGCTCCCTTCCCCTCCCTGGCCTGGCTGGTGCACGGCTGGGGCCTCACCCCCTGGCTCTACCTGGCCCTGGCCGCGGCGCTGCCTTCGCTCAAGGCGGTGGCCATCGCCTGGCGCAGCTACGACGATCCCCTGGCCCTGGTGCCGGCCCAGGCCCTGACCATCGTGACCCATCTGAGCACCGGGGCGTTCATGGTGCTGGGTTTGCTCCTGGGGGCCTGGCTGGCCTAG
- a CDS encoding mechanosensitive ion channel family protein, with translation MESIWEQVRVWLTLYGMQVVGAIAILVIGIIAAKVITNIFRKVLRRAKVDETLVSFGGNVLKFVLILLVVIAALARVGFQTSSLIAMMGAAALAVGLSLQSNLANLAAGVLILIFRPFRLGEVVEVGGAFGVVEEITIMVTKIRMVDGVLAVVPNTKTFSDKLINYTAAKKRRVDLVVGIGYDDDIKKAKDILMRLVSEEQRILKEPAPTVMVLELGDSSVNLGVRPWVNNADWWGVKCDLTEKIKLAFDAEGINIPYPQQDVHLYPSQASGASPQG, from the coding sequence GTGGAATCTATTTGGGAACAAGTACGCGTTTGGCTGACCCTTTACGGCATGCAGGTGGTGGGCGCCATAGCCATCCTGGTAATCGGCATCATCGCGGCCAAGGTTATCACCAATATATTCCGCAAGGTGCTCCGGCGCGCCAAGGTTGACGAGACCTTGGTGAGCTTCGGCGGCAACGTGCTCAAATTCGTGTTGATCTTGCTGGTGGTCATCGCCGCCCTGGCCCGGGTGGGCTTTCAGACCAGCTCGCTCATCGCCATGATGGGCGCCGCCGCCCTGGCCGTGGGCCTGTCCTTGCAGTCCAACCTGGCCAACCTGGCCGCCGGGGTGCTGATCCTCATCTTCCGGCCCTTCCGCCTGGGCGAGGTGGTGGAGGTGGGCGGGGCCTTCGGGGTTGTGGAGGAGATCACCATCATGGTCACCAAGATCAGAATGGTGGACGGGGTGTTGGCGGTGGTACCCAACACCAAGACCTTCAGCGACAAGCTCATCAACTACACCGCCGCCAAAAAACGGCGGGTGGACCTGGTGGTGGGCATCGGCTACGACGACGACATCAAGAAGGCCAAAGATATCCTCATGCGGCTGGTGAGCGAGGAGCAACGCATATTAAAGGAGCCCGCTCCCACGGTCATGGTCTTGGAGCTGGGCGACTCCAGCGTGAACCTGGGGGTGCGCCCCTGGGTGAACAACGCCGACTGGTGGGGCGTCAAGTGCGACCTCACCGAAAAGATCAAGCTGGCCTTCGACGCCGAAGGCATCAACATCCCCTATCCCCAGCAGGACGTGCACCTCTACCCCAGCCAGGCCTCCGGCGCCTCCCCCCAGGGCTAG
- a CDS encoding asparaginase, which yields MQESFSICRHHGHHHHDHSHEHARGGAPGPGEYAPALVEFRRSGLTESVHRGAIAVCTPDGKRSRGLGHPAMPTFMRSAAKPLQALPLITSGAAKRYGLTPAELAAVCGSLNGEDFQIEAVKSIMGKAGLDVGLLDCGPAWPLHRETYKAMRAAGQKPTPLHNTCAGKHAAMLVLCAFHGWPTEDYLSPRHPVQKLILETVALMSHYPMEQIGIGVDGCGAPVFRTPLVALAGAYARLAAPDQAELEPAMSEAVKELMAACLAHPEMIAGTGRICTRLMQAAPGVLLAKAGSEGSYALALPQQGLGVALNIEDGGVRALGPAVTETLHELGILGHEALEGPLADLHRPQISNHRGKKVCDLQAVFEL from the coding sequence GTGCAGGAATCTTTCTCAATTTGCAGACATCACGGACATCATCACCACGATCACTCTCACGAACACGCCCGGGGCGGCGCTCCCGGCCCCGGTGAGTACGCCCCGGCCCTGGTGGAGTTCCGCCGTAGCGGGCTGACCGAAAGCGTCCACCGCGGAGCCATCGCGGTGTGCACCCCGGACGGCAAGCGCAGCCGGGGCCTGGGCCATCCGGCCATGCCCACCTTCATGCGTTCGGCGGCCAAGCCCTTGCAGGCCTTGCCCCTGATCACCAGCGGCGCGGCCAAACGCTACGGCTTGACGCCGGCCGAGTTGGCCGCGGTCTGCGGCTCCCTGAACGGCGAGGATTTCCAGATAGAGGCGGTGAAAAGCATCATGGGCAAGGCGGGCCTGGACGTGGGGCTGCTGGACTGCGGCCCGGCCTGGCCCCTGCACCGGGAAACCTATAAGGCCATGCGGGCGGCGGGGCAAAAACCCACCCCCCTGCACAACACCTGCGCGGGCAAGCACGCGGCCATGCTGGTGCTCTGCGCTTTTCACGGCTGGCCCACCGAGGACTACCTGTCGCCGCGCCACCCCGTGCAAAAGCTTATACTGGAAACCGTGGCCTTGATGAGCCACTACCCCATGGAGCAGATCGGCATTGGGGTGGACGGCTGCGGGGCCCCGGTGTTCCGCACCCCGCTGGTGGCCCTGGCCGGAGCCTACGCCCGCCTGGCCGCGCCGGACCAGGCGGAGCTGGAGCCCGCCATGAGCGAGGCGGTCAAGGAGCTCATGGCCGCCTGCCTGGCCCATCCCGAGATGATCGCCGGCACGGGCCGCATCTGCACCCGGCTCATGCAGGCCGCGCCGGGGGTGCTCCTGGCCAAGGCCGGCTCCGAGGGCTCCTATGCCCTGGCCCTGCCCCAGCAAGGCCTGGGGGTGGCCCTGAACATAGAGGACGGCGGTGTGCGGGCCCTGGGCCCGGCGGTCACCGAGACCCTGCACGAGCTGGGCATCCTGGGCCACGAGGCCCTGGAAGGCCCCTTGGCCGACTTGCACCGCCCCCAGATCAGCAACCACCGAGGGAAAAAAGTCTGCGACCTGCAGGCGGTTTTCGAACTGTAG
- the fdhF gene encoding formate dehydrogenase subunit alpha, which translates to MASAKLKLNGKEVEFSPGETILQVASRNGVKIPTLCYLKDCTPTGACRMCLVEVTGARTLVASCAMPAGAGMEVTTDSEKVHKARRLAIELLLSSGEHNCLLCEANGECKLQEYAYEYGVSAGRFEGATQQYPIEDSNPLIIRDFSKCILCGRCVQACNEVQVNRAIGFGYRGAEAKIITTGDRPYDQSDCVFCGQCVEVCPTGALTEKKAKGLGRPWETKKVRTTCPYCGVGCQMWLHVKDGKVIKVTAVEDAQPNRGRLCVKGRFGYDFIHSPERLTTPLIKEDGEFREASWDEALDLVAERFSEIKQKHGPDALAGVSCARSTNEDSFQMQKLFRAVIGTNNIDHCARTUHAPTVAGLATSFGSGAMTNSFADFDKAKMFFIIGSNMTEAHPVAATFVKNAVNNGAKLVLVDPRRTGLADFALTHMRLKVGSDIALLNGLMHVLITEDLYDKEYVQSCTVGFEELKATVMNYPPERAAEISGVPAEQIVEVARLLAANKPAMLMYTLGITEHTCGVNNVLSCANLQMLLGNVGFECGGVNPLRGQNNVQGACDMGALPNVYPGYQKVNDEAAQAKFAQAWGVEVDDKVGLMMPAMFDGLIDGTVKGMYIFGENVANTEPDIAHVEHCLESAEFVVCNDIFPTETTRFADVIFPAAAWSEDDGTFTNSERRVSRVRKAVDPPGQAKPNWWIFKQIAKRMGQEWASDSGQEIWDNEVSVLTPQMAGIKFSRIENDGLQWPVPDLNHLGTPFLHKDGCFTCGLGNLKPVEWTPPAEQPDAEFPLVLSTGRRLYHYHTRTQTGRSGGLNDLLGEETADISLDDAQRLGIAQGQKVAVSSRRGRVEVTAKVTPQVPPGMVWMAFHFREGCANWLTNPVYDPVSQTAEYKACAVKVEPL; encoded by the coding sequence ATGGCCAGTGCCAAGCTGAAGCTTAATGGCAAAGAGGTGGAATTTTCTCCCGGAGAAACCATTCTCCAGGTAGCTTCGCGCAACGGCGTGAAAATTCCCACCTTATGCTATCTCAAGGACTGCACCCCCACCGGGGCCTGCCGAATGTGCCTGGTGGAGGTGACCGGCGCGCGCACCCTGGTGGCCTCCTGCGCCATGCCGGCCGGCGCGGGCATGGAGGTTACGACCGACAGCGAAAAGGTGCACAAGGCGCGGCGTCTGGCCATCGAGCTGCTCTTGAGCAGCGGCGAGCACAACTGCCTGTTGTGCGAGGCCAACGGCGAGTGCAAGCTGCAAGAGTACGCTTATGAATACGGGGTGTCGGCGGGACGCTTCGAGGGTGCCACCCAGCAGTATCCCATCGAAGACTCCAACCCCTTGATCATCCGCGACTTCAGCAAGTGCATCCTCTGCGGCCGCTGCGTGCAGGCCTGCAACGAGGTGCAGGTGAACCGGGCCATCGGCTTCGGCTACCGGGGAGCGGAGGCCAAGATCATCACCACCGGCGACCGTCCCTACGATCAGAGCGATTGCGTGTTCTGCGGCCAGTGCGTCGAGGTCTGCCCCACCGGGGCCCTGACCGAGAAAAAGGCCAAGGGCCTGGGCCGCCCCTGGGAAACCAAGAAGGTGCGCACCACTTGCCCCTACTGCGGAGTGGGCTGCCAGATGTGGCTGCACGTCAAGGACGGCAAGGTCATCAAGGTCACCGCCGTGGAGGACGCCCAGCCCAACCGGGGCCGCTTGTGCGTCAAGGGCCGCTTCGGCTACGACTTCATCCACAGCCCCGAGCGGCTGACCACCCCCCTGATCAAGGAAGACGGCGAATTCCGGGAGGCCTCCTGGGACGAGGCCCTGGACCTGGTGGCCGAGCGTTTCTCGGAGATCAAGCAGAAGCACGGCCCCGACGCCCTGGCGGGCGTCAGCTGCGCCCGCAGCACCAATGAAGACTCCTTTCAGATGCAAAAGCTCTTCCGCGCGGTGATCGGTACGAATAACATCGATCACTGCGCACGAACCTGACACGCTCCCACTGTCGCCGGTCTGGCGACTTCCTTCGGCTCCGGGGCCATGACCAACAGCTTTGCCGATTTCGACAAGGCCAAGATGTTCTTCATCATCGGCTCCAACATGACCGAGGCCCATCCCGTGGCCGCCACGTTCGTGAAAAACGCGGTGAATAACGGGGCCAAGCTGGTCTTGGTGGACCCCCGGCGCACCGGCTTGGCCGACTTCGCCCTTACCCACATGCGGCTCAAGGTGGGCAGCGACATCGCGCTGTTGAACGGCCTGATGCACGTCTTGATCACCGAAGACCTTTATGACAAGGAATACGTGCAGTCGTGCACCGTGGGCTTCGAGGAGCTCAAGGCCACGGTGATGAACTACCCGCCCGAGCGGGCGGCCGAGATCAGCGGGGTGCCGGCCGAGCAGATCGTGGAGGTGGCCCGGCTCTTGGCCGCCAACAAGCCGGCCATGCTCATGTACACCCTGGGCATCACCGAGCACACCTGCGGTGTGAACAACGTGCTCTCCTGCGCCAACCTACAGATGCTGCTGGGCAACGTGGGCTTCGAGTGCGGCGGGGTCAACCCGCTCAGGGGCCAGAACAACGTGCAGGGGGCCTGCGACATGGGGGCCCTGCCCAACGTCTACCCCGGCTACCAGAAGGTGAACGACGAGGCGGCCCAGGCCAAGTTCGCCCAGGCCTGGGGAGTGGAGGTCGACGACAAGGTGGGCCTGATGATGCCCGCCATGTTCGACGGCCTCATCGACGGCACGGTCAAGGGCATGTACATCTTCGGCGAGAACGTGGCCAACACCGAGCCGGATATTGCTCACGTGGAGCACTGCCTGGAATCGGCCGAGTTCGTGGTGTGCAACGACATCTTCCCCACCGAGACCACCCGCTTCGCGGACGTGATCTTCCCCGCGGCGGCCTGGAGCGAGGACGACGGCACCTTCACCAACAGCGAGCGCCGGGTCAGCCGGGTGCGCAAGGCGGTGGACCCGCCCGGCCAAGCCAAGCCCAATTGGTGGATCTTCAAACAAATCGCCAAGCGCATGGGCCAGGAGTGGGCCTCCGACAGCGGCCAGGAGATCTGGGACAACGAAGTTTCCGTGCTGACTCCCCAGATGGCGGGCATCAAGTTCAGCCGCATCGAAAACGATGGCCTGCAGTGGCCGGTGCCGGACCTCAACCACCTGGGCACGCCCTTCCTACACAAGGACGGCTGTTTTACTTGCGGCCTGGGCAATCTGAAGCCCGTGGAATGGACTCCCCCGGCCGAGCAGCCGGACGCGGAGTTCCCCCTGGTGCTCAGCACCGGCCGACGTTTGTACCACTATCACACCCGCACCCAGACCGGGCGCTCCGGCGGGCTCAACGACCTGCTGGGCGAGGAGACGGCCGACATCTCGCTGGACGACGCCCAGCGCCTGGGCATCGCCCAGGGCCAGAAGGTGGCGGTGTCTTCGCGGCGCGGGAGGGTGGAGGTCACCGCCAAGGTTACCCCCCAGGTGCCGCCGGGCATGGTGTGGATGGCCTTCCACTTCCGCGAGGGCTGCGCCAACTGGCTGACCAACCCGGTGTACGACCCCGTCTCCCAGACCGCCGAGTACAAGGCCTGCGCCGTCAAGGTGGAGCCTCTGTAG
- a CDS encoding TIGR00266 family protein, with amino-acid sequence METIDQQWYVALGGEPAGPYGAQKLRALAAEGRLGPETLVYGQGFTEWTPLKAVGELAALLSPQAAPPPPPPARSLADEIDYVIQGSEMQYVEIELDPGESAVAEAGAMLYMHQAITMETIFGDGRRGQSGGGGFLGSLMGAGKRLLTGESLFMTVFTHSGPSGKARVAFAAPYPGKILPMHLGELGGELICQKAAFLCAARGVALEIAFQKKIGVGLFGGEGFIMQRLVGDGLAFVHAGGTVMEMQLEAGQSLRVDTGCLVALSPSVSYDVQLAGGIKTAFFGGEGLFLANLTGPGHVWLQSLPFSRLAGRIWAAAPQGGGRDKGEGSILGGFLRDD; translated from the coding sequence ATGGAAACGATTGATCAACAATGGTACGTGGCCCTGGGCGGCGAGCCCGCGGGGCCTTATGGCGCTCAAAAGCTGCGCGCCCTGGCCGCCGAGGGCCGCCTGGGCCCCGAGACCCTGGTGTACGGCCAGGGCTTTACCGAGTGGACGCCGCTCAAGGCGGTGGGCGAGTTGGCCGCCCTCCTGAGCCCCCAGGCCGCGCCTCCCCCGCCGCCCCCTGCCCGCTCGTTGGCCGACGAGATCGATTACGTGATCCAGGGCAGCGAGATGCAGTACGTGGAAATAGAGCTGGACCCCGGCGAGAGCGCGGTGGCCGAGGCCGGGGCCATGCTCTACATGCACCAGGCCATCACCATGGAGACGATCTTCGGCGATGGCCGCCGGGGGCAAAGCGGCGGCGGGGGCTTTTTGGGCTCGCTCATGGGCGCGGGCAAGCGCCTGCTCACCGGAGAGAGCCTGTTCATGACCGTGTTCACCCACAGCGGCCCCTCGGGCAAGGCCCGGGTGGCCTTTGCCGCCCCCTACCCCGGCAAGATTTTGCCCATGCACCTGGGAGAGCTGGGAGGCGAGCTCATCTGCCAAAAAGCGGCCTTTCTCTGCGCCGCCCGGGGGGTGGCCCTGGAGATCGCTTTCCAGAAAAAGATCGGGGTGGGCCTGTTCGGCGGCGAGGGCTTCATCATGCAGCGCCTGGTGGGCGACGGCCTGGCCTTTGTGCACGCCGGGGGCACCGTCATGGAGATGCAGCTGGAGGCCGGGCAGAGCCTCAGGGTGGACACCGGCTGCCTGGTGGCCCTGAGCCCCTCGGTGAGCTACGACGTGCAGTTGGCCGGCGGCATCAAGACGGCCTTTTTCGGGGGCGAGGGCCTGTTTTTGGCCAACCTCACCGGGCCGGGTCACGTGTGGCTGCAAAGCCTGCCTTTCAGCCGCCTGGCCGGGCGCATCTGGGCCGCCGCGCCCCAGGGCGGGGGCCGGGACAAGGGGGAAGGCAGTATCCTGGGAGGTTTCCTGCGCGACGACTAG
- a CDS encoding potassium channel family protein — protein sequence MSDATQQVGLDARGRWLHSPPISLARRLSLYFVYAALALSLIQGHVHPTGLLIIGGFVVVFHVATRPLTSDFLVRFPSYLVVLRILLVIMCLGLLLPWLPLPPAWLSREEIAFTITSLLITSGWTVMVMIFLFQARQVRLDTIFSGVAAYFLLAITWTELYKVLSYFHPHSFSPPLTGYAIDPAIAHMRALYYSLSTITSVGFGDILPRRAMAQFLSTLEAAAGQLFLAVLIARLVSRHLSEAVTPLAPAPPPPRHRPKAAKFSRRLRRRRRMPR from the coding sequence ATGAGCGATGCAACCCAACAAGTAGGCCTGGATGCCCGGGGCCGTTGGCTACATTCCCCCCCTATCTCCCTGGCGCGGCGCCTGTCGCTCTACTTTGTCTACGCCGCCCTGGCCCTGTCCCTGATCCAGGGCCATGTCCACCCCACCGGCCTGTTGATCATCGGAGGCTTCGTGGTGGTGTTCCATGTGGCCACCCGTCCCCTCACCTCCGATTTCCTGGTGCGCTTCCCTTCCTACCTGGTGGTGCTCAGAATTCTTCTGGTGATCATGTGCCTTGGGCTGCTTCTGCCCTGGCTGCCCCTGCCGCCCGCCTGGCTCAGCCGGGAGGAAATAGCTTTCACCATTACCTCCCTATTGATAACCAGCGGGTGGACGGTGATGGTGATGATCTTTTTGTTCCAGGCCCGCCAGGTGCGCCTGGACACCATCTTTTCCGGGGTGGCCGCCTATTTTCTGCTGGCCATAACCTGGACCGAGCTTTACAAGGTTCTAAGTTACTTCCACCCCCACAGCTTTTCGCCTCCCCTGACGGGCTACGCCATTGACCCGGCAATCGCGCACATGCGGGCCTTGTACTACAGCCTGTCCACCATCACCTCGGTGGGCTTCGGCGACATCCTGCCGCGCAGGGCCATGGCCCAGTTCCTCTCGACCCTGGAGGCGGCGGCGGGCCAGCTCTTTTTGGCGGTGCTCATCGCCCGCCTGGTCTCGCGCCACTTGAGCGAGGCCGTAACCCCCCTGGCCCCAGCCCCCCCGCCCCCCCGGCACCGGCCCAAGGCGGCCAAGTTCTCCCGCCGTCTGCGCCGCCGCAGGCGAATGCCGCGTTAG